Part of the Fibrobacterota bacterium genome, GAATCCGGCGGTCGGGCCGGGACCGGCTCCTGGCGATTTACAACGGGGCGGGGGCGGTGGATGGTCAGCCCGGCCGGGGCGGGTCTCCGGGCTGCCGAGTTATGAGCGTCACGGCCTAAAGACGCGCATGACTTCCCACATCGAAAGCCCGCGCTCCCCAATTGCGCGGGCGGTCGCGTCTACAGGCCGTGTACTGACCCAACCGCATCGCAAGCGAATAGCCGAGGCATCCCGGAGCCACGCCCCGGCCAGACCAACCTCAACAGCAGAGCCACCCCCACCCGCCTTTCCTATTTTGTCCTTTCCCTTGAAAACCAAAGCCGCCCGTACTTTTCCCTTAAGCGAACTCTTCGGCGAAGAAGCCTTCCCGGCTTTGGCCAAACTCGAATTCCGCGCGGCCGATCCTCTCTACGTCGCCGGCCTCGCCGGCTCATCGGTTTCCGCCCTCATCGCCCGCCAGTTTCACGACGGCGGAAGCGCGGGCAAGTCCGCCGGCGATATCCTCTACCTGGCCCCGGACTCGAAGACGGCCGAGATGGTCGCCGAAGACCTGGAATCCTGGTTGGGCGAAGAACAAGTGCTGCTCTTCCCCGGGCTCGATCTCAAGCCCTATGAATGGCGCAAGCCCTTCGGGCACGTGCTGGAGCAAAGGCTGGAAGTCTTCGAGGCCTTGTACCGTAAGCGCCGCTCGGTGGTGGTCGCCGCCCTCCCGACCTTCCTGACGCGGCTGTCGAGCCCGGATTCCCTGCATCTGGAAATCCTCACCCTGGCCAAAGGCCAGACCATCCAATTGGAGGACTTCAAGTCCACCTTGTTGCATATGGGATTCAACGAAGCCCCGGTGGTGCAGGACATCGGGGAGTTCTCCGTGCGCGGCGAAATCATCGACGTCTATCCGTACCTCCTCGACAATCCCGTGCGCATCGTGCTGTTCGGGGACGAGATCGAATCGGTAAAGGAATTCGACATCTTCACGCAACGTTCGGTGAAGGAAATCCCGTCCGTGGATGTCTTCCCGCTGGACGAATGCTGTTTCACCCCGAGGGAACTGGAAGCGGGGATGGAGAAGCATCTCGATCGCTTCGTGGGGGAAGGATCATTCGAGGCCGAAAACCATCGCCTGATGGTGAAGCGCGACTTCGAAGGCATCCATTGGCAAAAAGCCTTTTTCAAGGATCTGAAATATTCATTGCTGGACTTCCTGGGCCCGAACGCCCGCGTGGTGGTGGGCGATCAGGACGGGCTCAAGGCCGGGGTGGAAAAGCTTTGGGACGGCGCCAAGGAAGGCTACTCCGAGGCGCTCGCGAAGGAAAAATGGGTCGCCAAGCCCGAAGAGCTTTTCTTCTCGCTAAAGGAATTGGAAAGCCTGCTAAGCGGAAAACCCTCCTTGCGGCTGGGGCGCTTGAGTTGGGAAGGCCCCGGCTGCCGCACCTTCGATATGCAGGACCAGGGACGCGGCGGCGGCGGTTTGGCCCAGGTCGAGCACGTGTTCCACGATCTGGACGCCGAAGGCATCCGCATCTACCTGCTTTCCTCCAACGAAGGCCAGGCCGATCGCCTGCGCAAGCTGACCGCGGAGCAACCCATCGCCGGCGTGGCGGTGGGCCATCTCAACGGCGGCTTCATCGATCGCGACGACGGCATCGCCGTCTTTACCGATCACCAGATCTTCAACCGCTTCTCGCGGGCGGTCAAGCGCAAGCGGAACAAGGGCGGCGGAGTCTCCATCCAGAACTTCGAAGCCTTGGCGCGCGGCGATTACGTGGTCCACGAGGATTACGGCATCGCCCGCTTCGTAGGCGTGAAGCGTATCAAGACCCGCCCGCCGTTCTCAGGCGGCATCGACGCACCGGTCCCCGCCGAGATCCAGGTCGATTGCATCCTGCTCGATTTCTACGGCTCCGACAAGCTGACCTTGCCGGTCACCGATCTCTCCAAGCTGGAGAAATATTCCTCCGAGGAAGGCCACGTCCCCGTCCTGTCCAAGCTGGGCGGCAAGGGCTGGGAGAACCAGAAGGAGAAGGCCAAGAAGTCGATCGTCAAGTTGGCCAAGGAGCTGATCGAGCTTTACGCCAAGCGTTCGGTGATCCCGGGCTACGCATTCGGGCCGGACACCCATCTGCAGAAGGAGTTCGAGGACGCCTTCGAATTCGATCTCACGCCGGACCAGGCCAAAGCCGTCGCCGACGTGAAGGCGGACATGGAAAGGCCCAAGCCCATGGACCGCCTGATCTGCGGCGACGTCGGCTTCGGCAAGACCGAAGTGGCCATGCGCGGGGCCTTCAAGGCCGTGGCGGGCAAGAAGCAGGTATGCGTATTGGCGCCCACCACCATCCTCGCGGCGCAGCATTTCAGCAGCTTTTCCGACCGCTTCGCGGCCTGGCCGGTGCGTATCGATTACCTGAACCGCTTCAAATCGCCCAAGGAGCAGAAGGAAACCCTGGCGGCCCTGGAGCGCGGCGAAATCGACATCATCATCGGCACCCATCGGCTGGTATCCAAGGACGTGGCCTTCAAGGATCTGGGCCTGATGATCATCGACGAGGAACAGAAGTTCGGGGTGAAGCAGAAGGAGCGCCTCAAGGAGATGCGGACCCACGTGGACGTGCTCTCCATGTCGGCCACGCCCATCCCGCGCACCCTTAACATGTCCCTGGTGGGCGCGCGCGACTTATCCATCATCGCCACGCCTCCGCGCAACCGTCTGCCCATCGACACGCGCGTCCTCTTCCACGATCCCAAGCAAATCCGCGACGCCATCGAAATGGAATTGGCCCGCGGCGGGCAGGTTTTCTACGTGCATAACCGCGTGATGGATCTTCCCGAGGTGACCAAGAACGTGGAGGGCCTGGTGCCGCATGCGCGCGTGGGCATGGCGCACGGGCAGATGGATGAGGTGGGCCTGGAGCAGGTGATGGCCGCCTTCGTGAACCGCGAGTACGACGTGCTGGTCGCGACCGGCATCATCGAGTCCGGGTTGGATATCCCCAACGCGAATACCATCATCATCAATCGCGCGGATCTGTTCGGGCTGTCGCAGTTGTACCAATTGCGCGGGCGCGTGGGCCGTTCCGCTACCAAGGCCTATTGCTACCTCATCAGCCCGGACGCCAACCGCTTCACCGACGAGGCCAAGAAACGTCTGTACTCCCTAGAGAAGTTCACCGACCTGGGCTCGGGCTTTCAGATCGCCATGCGCGACTTGGAAATCCGCGGGGCGGGTAACATCCTGGGGTTGGAGCAGAGCGGGCATATTGCGGCGGTAGGGTTCGAAACCTACCATCGCATGCTGCGCGAGGCGGTGAAGGAAATGCAGGGCGCCAAGATCATCCCGCCGCTCAATCCCGAAATCGAATTTCCGGAAGACGCCTTCATCCCCGAGGAATACGTGGAGGACGGCTTCCAACGCGTGGCCCTGTACCAGAAGCTGGCGCGTTGCGAGGAGATCGCCCAGCTCGACGAATTGCGCGGGGAACTGCTGGACCGCTTCGGGCAATTGCCGCCTTCAGTGTCGGTGCTGATCGCGAGCATGATCGCCCGAGTGGCCGCGCAGAAAATGGGATTCCAGAAGGTGGTCCTAAACGGAAACCTTCTCAATCTGCAATTCGCCGAAATGCATGTCCCGGAGAAAGAAGCCTTGGGCGAGCTCGTGAAGAAATTCAAACGGCCGATGCGTTTCCTGTATACGCAGCCGTTGCAGATGCTGGTGGAGCTGAACCCGCCGACCAAGGGCGACACGCATGCGCTCATCGCTCAGGCCTCGCAAATCCTGCGCGACCTGGTCCAAGGTGTTTAGACCCGCCTCCCAGAACAGAACCCATCTTCTCTGACATCGTCGACGCGGGATCTACGGCCGGGCAGAGACCGTCCCGGTTCTATATTCCCGTGAGGCAATCCGTGCGTGCCGCGCGTCCAATTCTCGCGGTCATTGCCGACCGGAGCAGCCCATTCTGGGAGAAGAAAGGAGTCGATTCATGATGACACTGAGTTCGAACGAAGGGGCGAAAGGCGCGGTCCGAAAATACGTTTTGCCTGCCCTTGCCGCCCTGTTCTGGACGGGAATGGCCGGCGCCCAGCAAACCATAAACAAGACCAATATCACCCAGGTTTCGACCTTGGCTGCTTTTTTCGATTCCGCGAATGCCAATCCGGCCAATACCTATAACCTGTACTTGGCCTGGGTGAAGGACGCGTACGGGAATACGCTTCCCTTCGTACCGCCCAGCACCCTCACCCTTACCAAGGGAAAAGTGAATCTCTACGGCTCCAACACCCATTTGTACCCCGAGAAGTACATTTTCGACGGCCAGGGTCAGAGACTGCTTTTCAGAGTCGATGGATCAACAGGTTACAAGCCCACTCTGACGCTGACCGGAATCACCGTGCAGAATGGGCTGGGCCCCGCAAGGGGGGGCGGACTCTCCGCCTACAAAGCGGATGACATCGAAATCTTTTACTGCCGTTTCCTGAACAATAAGTCCTTCCAAAACGGATCCGGGGTGGATATACAGGAGACCCGCAACTTCTACATGCTGCATTGCCTGGTGGACCGGAATTTGAACACCCAATGGGGTCTGACAATCGACTCCGACCCCAACAACGGGCAATGCTCGGGTGGCGGGTTGACCGGGGGCGGGGGCGGGATCGCCGTAGAGATGCAACTCGGGGGCACGGCCCAGGCTTCCATCCATCACAGCACCATCTCCAACAACCGGTCTTGCCGGGGGGGAGGCATAGAGATCAGCGGCAATGTCAACGTCAGCATGTACCAGAACACCATTAGCGGGAATAAGTGCACTGGCCCCGGCGGCGGGATCCTCTTCCGAGCCAGTCAGTCCGGCGCCAGCTCGGGGACCAATTACCTGAGATTCAATACCATCGCCTACAATGTGGCCGGTAATCCGGTCCAGTTCTCGCCCGAACCGCGCTACGGCGGCGGCCTGGGGCTGAAGGACTATTTCGGCGTCTTCTATTATACCCAAGGCAACGTCGTCGCCAAGAACTCGGTCCGGTTGCCTATGTCGGGTTGGAACTATAAAGGCCACGATTGTTATACCTATGGCGGCAGCCCGACGGCCTCAACCACTTATTCGAATGTCGTGGGGAAAATCGACAATTGCGACTGGCTCTTGGGATCTTACGGTTCCTGGGCCGGGGTCGGCTCCGAAAGCTATCCGGTCGATCCCTACCTGCAACCCCTGGCCGTGGGCTCGACCAATGACGGATTCGCATTGCCCGTCCACGTACCGTATTCGTACAGCATTGCACTTGCCGGGTTCGTGGCAACCGACGTTTACCACC contains:
- a CDS encoding right-handed parallel beta-helix repeat-containing protein; this translates as MMTLSSNEGAKGAVRKYVLPALAALFWTGMAGAQQTINKTNITQVSTLAAFFDSANANPANTYNLYLAWVKDAYGNTLPFVPPSTLTLTKGKVNLYGSNTHLYPEKYIFDGQGQRLLFRVDGSTGYKPTLTLTGITVQNGLGPARGGGLSAYKADDIEIFYCRFLNNKSFQNGSGVDIQETRNFYMLHCLVDRNLNTQWGLTIDSDPNNGQCSGGGLTGGGGGIAVEMQLGGTAQASIHHSTISNNRSCRGGGIEISGNVNVSMYQNTISGNKCTGPGGGILFRASQSGASSGTNYLRFNTIAYNVAGNPVQFSPEPRYGGGLGLKDYFGVFYYTQGNVVAKNSVRLPMSGWNYKGHDCYTYGGSPTASTTYSNVVGKIDNCDWLLGSYGSWAGVGSESYPVDPYLQPLAVGSTNDGFALPVHVPYSYSIALAGFVATDVYHQCFYDDQRGMRRPYGYSYCDIGSIEAGGVP
- the mfd gene encoding transcription-repair coupling factor, which gives rise to MKTKAARTFPLSELFGEEAFPALAKLEFRAADPLYVAGLAGSSVSALIARQFHDGGSAGKSAGDILYLAPDSKTAEMVAEDLESWLGEEQVLLFPGLDLKPYEWRKPFGHVLEQRLEVFEALYRKRRSVVVAALPTFLTRLSSPDSLHLEILTLAKGQTIQLEDFKSTLLHMGFNEAPVVQDIGEFSVRGEIIDVYPYLLDNPVRIVLFGDEIESVKEFDIFTQRSVKEIPSVDVFPLDECCFTPRELEAGMEKHLDRFVGEGSFEAENHRLMVKRDFEGIHWQKAFFKDLKYSLLDFLGPNARVVVGDQDGLKAGVEKLWDGAKEGYSEALAKEKWVAKPEELFFSLKELESLLSGKPSLRLGRLSWEGPGCRTFDMQDQGRGGGGLAQVEHVFHDLDAEGIRIYLLSSNEGQADRLRKLTAEQPIAGVAVGHLNGGFIDRDDGIAVFTDHQIFNRFSRAVKRKRNKGGGVSIQNFEALARGDYVVHEDYGIARFVGVKRIKTRPPFSGGIDAPVPAEIQVDCILLDFYGSDKLTLPVTDLSKLEKYSSEEGHVPVLSKLGGKGWENQKEKAKKSIVKLAKELIELYAKRSVIPGYAFGPDTHLQKEFEDAFEFDLTPDQAKAVADVKADMERPKPMDRLICGDVGFGKTEVAMRGAFKAVAGKKQVCVLAPTTILAAQHFSSFSDRFAAWPVRIDYLNRFKSPKEQKETLAALERGEIDIIIGTHRLVSKDVAFKDLGLMIIDEEQKFGVKQKERLKEMRTHVDVLSMSATPIPRTLNMSLVGARDLSIIATPPRNRLPIDTRVLFHDPKQIRDAIEMELARGGQVFYVHNRVMDLPEVTKNVEGLVPHARVGMAHGQMDEVGLEQVMAAFVNREYDVLVATGIIESGLDIPNANTIIINRADLFGLSQLYQLRGRVGRSATKAYCYLISPDANRFTDEAKKRLYSLEKFTDLGSGFQIAMRDLEIRGAGNILGLEQSGHIAAVGFETYHRMLREAVKEMQGAKIIPPLNPEIEFPEDAFIPEEYVEDGFQRVALYQKLARCEEIAQLDELRGELLDRFGQLPPSVSVLIASMIARVAAQKMGFQKVVLNGNLLNLQFAEMHVPEKEALGELVKKFKRPMRFLYTQPLQMLVELNPPTKGDTHALIAQASQILRDLVQGV